A region from the Prochlorococcus marinus XMU1408 genome encodes:
- the rplL gene encoding 50S ribosomal protein L7/L12, whose amino-acid sequence MSAKTDEILDSLKSLSLLEASELVKQIEEAFGVSAAASAGVVMAAPGAAGGGDGADAAEEKTEFEVVLESFDASSKIKVLKEVRNATGLGLGEAKALVEAAPKTIKEGATKEDAEALKKAIEAVGGKVTLK is encoded by the coding sequence ATGTCTGCAAAAACCGATGAAATTTTAGATTCATTAAAAAGCCTCTCATTGCTTGAAGCTTCAGAGCTTGTAAAGCAAATAGAAGAAGCTTTTGGTGTCTCTGCTGCCGCATCTGCTGGCGTTGTCATGGCAGCTCCAGGAGCTGCTGGTGGTGGCGATGGTGCTGATGCTGCCGAAGAAAAAACTGAATTTGAAGTTGTTTTAGAAAGCTTTGACGCTTCATCTAAAATTAAAGTCCTTAAAGAGGTTCGCAATGCCACAGGTTTAGGCCTTGGCGAGGCAAAAGCCCTAGTTGAGGCTGCTCCAAAAACAATAAAAGAAGGAGCTACCAAAGAAGATGCTGAAGCTTTAAAGAAAGCAATTGAGGCTGTTGGTGGAAAAGTAACTTTAAAATAA
- the rplJ gene encoding 50S ribosomal protein L10: MGRTLESKKQIVEKLEDLLDNSEMALVLDYKGLSTKEMSDLRSRLQESQGVCKVTKNTLMRHAIKGKDSWSGLDSLLTGTNAFVLIKGDVGSAVKAVQAFQKETQKSETKGGLFEGKLLSQEEIKAIAKLPSKEALMAQIAGAMNSITSKIAIGINEVPSGLARSLKQHSESGES; the protein is encoded by the coding sequence ATGGGCCGCACGCTGGAAAGCAAAAAACAGATCGTCGAAAAATTAGAGGATCTACTAGATAACTCCGAAATGGCTCTAGTTCTTGATTACAAGGGCTTATCCACAAAAGAGATGTCTGACTTGCGCTCAAGATTGCAAGAAAGCCAAGGCGTTTGCAAGGTCACTAAAAATACCTTGATGCGTCACGCCATAAAAGGAAAAGATTCCTGGAGTGGTTTGGATTCATTGCTAACTGGAACTAACGCCTTTGTTTTAATCAAGGGAGATGTTGGTAGTGCTGTTAAAGCTGTTCAAGCATTTCAAAAGGAAACTCAAAAATCTGAGACAAAGGGAGGTCTTTTCGAAGGCAAACTTTTATCCCAAGAAGAAATCAAAGCGATTGCAAAACTTCCTAGCAAGGAAGCACTTATGGCACAAATTGCTGGTGCAATGAATTCCATAACAAGCAAAATTGCTATTGGTATTAATGAGGTTCCCTCTGGACTTGCAAGATCTCTTAAACAACACTCTGAGAGTGGCGAGAGCTGA
- the rplA gene encoding 50S ribosomal protein L1 translates to MKNFSKRMTTLLSKVEERSYSPIEAIKLVKENANAKFDETIEAHIRLGIDPKYTDQQLRTTVALPNGTGQKVRIAVVTRGEKVSEATKAGADLAGEEDLVDSINKGEMNFDLLISTPDMMPKVAKLGRVLGPRGLMPNPKAGTVTTDLAGAIKEFKAGKLEFRADKAGIVHVRFGKASFSEDALLENLKVLQGTIEKNKPSGAKGKFWRSFFITSTMGPSVELDINELQDLQKEK, encoded by the coding sequence ATGAAAAATTTTTCTAAAAGGATGACGACGTTACTTTCCAAAGTGGAAGAGCGGTCATATTCTCCAATTGAAGCGATAAAGCTAGTAAAAGAAAATGCTAATGCAAAATTCGATGAGACTATTGAAGCTCATATAAGACTAGGTATTGACCCAAAATATACTGATCAACAACTGCGGACAACAGTTGCTTTGCCAAATGGTACTGGACAAAAAGTTCGCATAGCAGTAGTCACCCGTGGTGAAAAAGTATCTGAGGCAACTAAAGCAGGCGCTGATCTAGCTGGAGAAGAAGATTTAGTTGATTCAATCAATAAAGGAGAAATGAACTTTGACCTTCTAATTTCAACTCCAGATATGATGCCTAAGGTGGCAAAACTAGGAAGAGTTCTTGGTCCCAGAGGACTAATGCCTAATCCAAAAGCAGGAACAGTTACTACCGATCTGGCAGGAGCTATAAAAGAATTTAAAGCAGGAAAACTTGAATTCAGAGCAGATAAAGCAGGAATTGTTCATGTTCGATTTGGTAAAGCAAGTTTTTCTGAAGATGCACTACTTGAAAATCTTAAAGTTTTGCAGGGAACCATAGAGAAAAATAAACCTAGTGGAGCAAAGGGTAAATTCTGGAGAAGCTTCTTCATTACATCAACTATGGGTCCATCAGTAGAACTAGATATCAACGAATTACAAGACTTACAGAAAGAAAAGTGA
- the rplK gene encoding 50S ribosomal protein L11, translated as MAKKVVALIKLALQAGKANPAPPVGPALGQHGVNIMAFCKEYNSRTQDKAGFVIPVEISVFEDRSFTFITKTPPASVLITKAAGIAKGSGESAKGDAGSISKSQLEEIAKTKLPDLNCTSIESAMKVIEGTAKNMGVSIKD; from the coding sequence ATGGCAAAGAAAGTAGTAGCCCTGATCAAGTTAGCCTTACAGGCTGGTAAAGCTAATCCAGCTCCTCCTGTAGGCCCTGCCCTTGGTCAACACGGGGTTAACATAATGGCGTTTTGTAAGGAATACAATTCGCGTACACAGGACAAAGCTGGTTTTGTAATACCTGTAGAAATTTCAGTTTTTGAAGACAGAAGTTTTACTTTCATAACAAAAACCCCTCCTGCTTCTGTTTTGATAACTAAAGCAGCAGGCATTGCAAAAGGTTCTGGAGAGTCAGCGAAAGGAGATGCTGGTTCCATAAGTAAAAGTCAACTGGAAGAAATTGCTAAAACAAAACTTCCAGATCTCAATTGCACTAGCATCGAATCAGCGATGAAAGTTATTGAGGGGACTGCCAAAAACATGGGAGTTTCCATAAAGGACTAA
- the nusG gene encoding transcription termination/antitermination protein NusG gives MDRSETNQDDQSFFSNQTIKTNIARWYAIQVASSCEKKVKATLEQRAITLGVNDRIIEIEIPQTPAVKLKKDGSRQTTEEKVFPGYVLVRMVLDEDTMMAVRSTPNVINFVGAEDRRATGKARGHIKPRPLSRQEVNRIFKRAAEKKTVVKLDVEEGDQIVVTSGPFKDFQGEVIEVSGERNKLKALLSIFGRETPVELEFSQITKQN, from the coding sequence ATTGATAGATCAGAAACAAATCAGGATGATCAATCATTTTTTTCAAATCAAACAATAAAGACAAATATTGCACGTTGGTATGCTATTCAAGTTGCATCAAGTTGCGAAAAAAAAGTAAAAGCAACACTTGAACAAAGAGCCATCACTCTTGGTGTTAATGACAGAATTATAGAAATAGAAATCCCTCAAACACCAGCAGTAAAGCTAAAAAAAGATGGCAGCAGGCAGACCACGGAAGAAAAAGTTTTTCCTGGATACGTTCTAGTTCGCATGGTGTTAGATGAAGACACAATGATGGCTGTAAGAAGTACTCCAAATGTTATTAATTTTGTTGGCGCAGAAGATCGAAGAGCGACTGGTAAAGCCCGAGGTCACATAAAACCTCGTCCCTTAAGCAGACAAGAGGTAAATAGAATTTTCAAACGTGCAGCTGAAAAGAAAACTGTTGTGAAATTAGATGTAGAAGAAGGAGATCAGATTGTTGTGACTTCAGGTCCTTTTAAAGATTTCCAAGGAGAAGTAATTGAAGTTTCAGGAGAAAGAAACAAACTTAAAGCTCTTTTATCAATTTTTGGTAGAGAAACTCCTGTCGAACTTGAATTTTCTCAAATAACCAAACAAAATTGA
- the secE gene encoding preprotein translocase subunit SecE, whose product MTSPTSKEDQDKVIPAKKEKPALKKSFLSSTIDEMKLVVWPSRQQLFSESVAVILMVTLSAVSIAAVSRFYGWASTQIFR is encoded by the coding sequence GTGACAAGTCCAACTTCTAAAGAGGATCAAGATAAGGTAATTCCTGCAAAAAAGGAAAAACCAGCCTTAAAAAAAAGTTTTTTATCCTCTACAATTGATGAAATGAAACTTGTTGTATGGCCATCACGCCAACAGCTTTTTAGTGAATCTGTTGCTGTGATTTTAATGGTCACTTTATCGGCAGTATCAATTGCGGCTGTGTCCCGTTTTTATGGATGGGCTTCTACTCAGATATTCCGCTGA
- a CDS encoding ATP-dependent Clp protease ATP-binding subunit, whose translation MTSLNQNSTKMNGSLTTEPDSFSDEAWNLLLIAEQSARRWRHQNLDVEHLIEVLFRNKKFQKYTNPLPINHDEISEILENFLAELPINNQTDLFVGEDLENLLETADDFRSRWGSNQIEISHILIAIGRDNRLGEDLFYQAGLPSEILEAELRRLPAPKSFQQPKRNLFKQIEEKPKKDSKPYRSTETTSNDLASEPQRPLSKEDIKSKQEPLSLSEMPSALDLYCKDLTAEAEAGKLDPVIGRESEIKAIIKVLSRRGKNNPVLIGAPGVGKTAVAELLAQKIIDNELPESLQGFKLISLDIGALIAGTKFRGQFEERFRSLLSEISNNEKGVILFIDELHTIVSKERSNTDAGSLLKPLLANGDLRCIGATTPENYRRTIEKDLALDRRFQQVLIKEPSLDLSLEILKGLKENYEFHHRVTITDQALITAIRLAHRYISDRCLPDKAIDLIDEASAQVKLESTSKPKIIEDKESQINHLDSLILNANQERSFENINKLEEEKNFLVVEIDNIKQKWQDQLDKSDELQELKLRYEELANLITEAEISGNLEEKERLKYNQFYQIKERIKEIEVSIKEDNVDGNSLIKDQVDPDDIADVVSRWTGIPVSKVLSGERQKLLNLEQDLEKKVIGQLNAVQAVAASIRRARAGMQDIRRPIGSFLFLGPTGVGKTELAKSLANSLFDEEDALLRLDMSEYMERNAVSRLLGAPPGYVGYEEGGQLTEAIRKRPYAVLLLDEIEKAHPEVFNILLQVLDDGRLTDSQGRTVDFRNTVIVMTSNLASKAILNNSLQVQNENSNKNMLAQELDQQINEALSKYFRPEFLNRIDEVIRFKPLKPENLEQIVRLQLDELKKLLKQQGLALYVDDATIKTLAEEGYEPEYGARPLRRVIRRRLENPLATQILEEAFEGAKSIRVATKRDESNKLLFLIDN comes from the coding sequence ATGACCTCTTTGAATCAAAATTCAACGAAAATGAATGGAAGTCTCACTACAGAACCAGATTCTTTTAGCGATGAAGCTTGGAATCTCCTATTAATAGCTGAACAATCAGCCCGGAGATGGCGACATCAAAATTTAGATGTTGAACATCTTATTGAAGTTCTTTTTAGAAATAAAAAATTCCAAAAATATACAAATCCCTTACCAATCAACCATGATGAAATAAGTGAAATTCTAGAAAACTTTCTCGCTGAACTGCCAATTAATAATCAAACAGATTTATTTGTTGGTGAAGATTTAGAAAATCTACTTGAAACTGCTGATGATTTCCGATCTCGATGGGGATCAAATCAAATCGAAATATCTCATATTCTTATCGCAATTGGTAGAGATAATCGCTTAGGAGAAGATCTTTTTTATCAAGCTGGTCTACCTAGCGAAATTCTTGAAGCGGAATTGCGACGACTACCAGCGCCTAAGTCATTTCAACAACCAAAAAGAAATTTGTTTAAGCAAATAGAGGAAAAACCAAAAAAAGATTCAAAACCTTATAGATCAACTGAAACCACTTCAAATGATTTAGCCTCCGAACCTCAAAGACCACTTAGCAAAGAAGATATCAAGTCAAAACAAGAACCTCTAAGCCTGAGTGAAATGCCAAGTGCATTAGATTTATACTGTAAAGACCTTACTGCTGAAGCTGAAGCAGGGAAATTAGACCCTGTGATTGGGAGGGAGTCTGAAATAAAAGCAATTATAAAAGTTTTATCTCGACGAGGAAAAAACAATCCAGTCCTAATTGGAGCTCCAGGTGTTGGAAAAACAGCAGTTGCAGAATTATTGGCACAAAAAATTATAGATAACGAACTTCCAGAGTCTCTTCAAGGTTTCAAACTAATTTCACTTGATATCGGAGCATTAATAGCAGGAACAAAATTTCGAGGTCAATTTGAAGAACGATTTAGATCATTACTAAGTGAAATCAGTAATAATGAAAAAGGAGTCATCTTGTTTATAGACGAATTACATACAATTGTAAGCAAAGAAAGATCCAATACTGATGCTGGTAGTCTATTAAAACCATTATTAGCTAATGGAGATTTACGTTGTATTGGAGCAACGACTCCTGAAAATTATAGACGTACAATCGAGAAAGATCTAGCACTAGATAGACGATTTCAGCAAGTATTAATTAAAGAGCCTAGTTTAGACCTAAGTCTTGAAATTTTAAAAGGGCTGAAGGAAAACTATGAGTTCCATCACCGAGTAACTATTACTGACCAAGCACTAATTACAGCTATTCGTCTGGCACATAGATATATAAGTGATAGATGTCTCCCAGATAAAGCAATTGACTTAATCGACGAGGCATCAGCTCAAGTAAAACTTGAATCCACATCAAAGCCGAAAATCATCGAAGATAAAGAATCTCAGATTAATCATTTAGATTCGTTAATCTTAAATGCAAATCAAGAAAGATCATTTGAGAATATAAATAAATTAGAAGAAGAGAAAAACTTTCTAGTAGTTGAAATCGATAACATCAAGCAAAAATGGCAAGATCAACTTGATAAATCAGATGAATTACAAGAATTAAAACTAAGATATGAAGAGTTAGCAAATTTAATAACGGAAGCTGAAATATCTGGAAATCTTGAAGAAAAAGAAAGACTTAAATATAACCAATTTTATCAAATAAAAGAAAGGATCAAAGAAATTGAAGTTTCTATTAAAGAGGACAATGTAGATGGTAATTCCTTAATAAAAGACCAAGTTGATCCAGATGACATTGCAGATGTTGTCTCAAGATGGACAGGTATACCTGTTAGCAAAGTTTTATCAGGTGAAAGACAAAAGCTCTTAAATTTGGAACAAGACTTAGAGAAAAAAGTTATTGGTCAATTAAATGCTGTTCAAGCAGTTGCAGCCTCAATTCGTCGAGCAAGAGCTGGAATGCAAGACATAAGAAGACCTATAGGGTCCTTTCTTTTCCTTGGCCCTACAGGTGTTGGAAAAACGGAACTTGCTAAATCATTAGCAAATTCTTTATTTGATGAAGAGGACGCTTTGTTAAGACTTGATATGAGTGAATACATGGAGAGAAATGCTGTTTCAAGACTTTTAGGTGCGCCTCCTGGGTATGTGGGATACGAAGAGGGTGGTCAATTAACTGAAGCAATACGAAAAAGGCCTTATGCAGTGTTGCTACTTGATGAAATTGAAAAAGCTCATCCAGAAGTATTCAATATTCTTTTACAGGTATTAGATGATGGACGACTCACTGATTCTCAAGGTCGAACAGTAGATTTTAGAAATACAGTAATTGTTATGACAAGTAATCTTGCCAGTAAAGCAATTTTAAATAATTCACTTCAAGTGCAAAACGAGAATTCAAATAAAAATATGCTTGCACAAGAATTAGATCAACAAATCAACGAAGCTCTATCAAAATATTTTCGACCAGAATTTTTGAACCGCATTGATGAAGTAATAAGATTTAAGCCACTCAAACCCGAGAATTTAGAACAAATAGTTCGACTTCAACTTGATGAATTGAAGAAGCTTTTAAAACAACAAGGGTTAGCTCTTTATGTTGATGATGCCACTATTAAAACTCTTGCTGAAGAAGGTTATGAACCTGAATATGGAGCCAGGCCTCTTAGAAGAGTTATCAGAAGAAGGTTAGAAAACCCGTTGGCGACACAAATATTAGAAGAAGCATTTGAGGGTGCAAAATCAATAAGGGTTGCGACCAAGCGTGATGAATCTAATAAACTTCTTTTTTTAATAGATAACTAA
- the eno gene encoding phosphopyruvate hydratase has product MADSLELVIDTIMAREVLDSRGNPTVEAEVLLEGGAIGRSIVPSGASTGAHEAHELRDGGKRYKGKGVIKAVGHIEENIAPALCGLSALDQATVDSVMKQLDDTDNKSNLGANSILAVSMATARAAANGLGLPLYRYLGGPMSSLLPVPLMNVINGGAHAANNLDFQEFMLVPHGAESFREALRMGAEVFHTLKDLLSKKGLSTAVGDEGGFAPNLESNKAAGDLLMQAIEQAGFKPGEQISLALDVASTEFYEGGQYSYGGHSYSSEQMVGELAGLVNAYPIVSIEDGLAEDDWDGWSLLTKKLGKSVQLVGDDLFVTNTRRLQRGIDENIANSILIKVNQIGSLTETLEAIELASRSSYTSVISHRSGETEDTTIADLSVATKSGQIKTGSLSRSERVAKYNQLLRIEDELGSQATYAGLIGLGPRGSL; this is encoded by the coding sequence GTGGCTGACTCTCTAGAACTAGTAATTGATACCATTATGGCCCGAGAAGTGTTGGACTCCCGTGGTAATCCAACAGTAGAGGCTGAGGTGCTTTTAGAGGGTGGAGCTATTGGCCGTTCAATTGTCCCAAGTGGTGCTAGTACGGGAGCACATGAGGCCCATGAATTAAGAGACGGCGGAAAACGTTATAAGGGTAAAGGAGTTATCAAGGCTGTTGGTCACATAGAAGAAAATATTGCTCCAGCCCTATGTGGCTTGTCTGCATTAGATCAGGCCACAGTTGACTCGGTAATGAAACAACTTGACGATACAGACAACAAATCAAATCTTGGTGCTAATTCAATTCTTGCTGTCAGCATGGCTACAGCAAGAGCAGCCGCTAATGGATTGGGGTTGCCTCTATATAGGTATTTAGGTGGACCCATGTCATCTCTATTACCCGTTCCCCTAATGAACGTAATCAATGGAGGTGCTCATGCAGCAAACAACTTAGATTTTCAAGAATTCATGTTGGTTCCACATGGCGCTGAAAGTTTCAGAGAAGCTTTAAGAATGGGAGCTGAGGTATTTCATACGCTTAAAGATTTATTGAGTAAGAAAGGTTTATCAACTGCTGTTGGTGATGAAGGAGGATTTGCTCCAAATCTTGAGAGTAACAAAGCAGCTGGTGACCTTTTAATGCAAGCAATTGAGCAGGCTGGGTTTAAACCAGGTGAGCAAATCTCTCTAGCTTTAGATGTTGCTAGCACGGAGTTTTATGAGGGGGGACAATATTCTTATGGTGGCCATTCCTATTCAAGTGAGCAAATGGTCGGGGAATTAGCTGGTTTAGTTAATGCATATCCAATAGTTTCTATTGAAGATGGATTAGCTGAAGATGATTGGGATGGTTGGAGCTTGTTAACTAAAAAGCTTGGTAAAAGTGTTCAATTAGTAGGGGATGATTTATTTGTTACCAATACTCGTCGTTTGCAGAGAGGGATTGATGAAAATATTGCAAATTCAATACTAATTAAAGTTAATCAAATTGGCTCTCTCACAGAAACACTTGAAGCTATTGAGCTTGCATCAAGATCAAGTTATACATCTGTTATCAGTCATAGAAGTGGAGAAACTGAAGATACAACAATTGCTGATTTATCAGTAGCTACAAAATCTGGCCAAATAAAAACAGGTTCATTAAGTCGTAGTGAGAGGGTTGCGAAATACAATCAATTGCTTCGTATTGAAGATGAGTTAGGAAGCCAAGCGACTTATGCTGGACTTATAGGCTTGGGACCAAGAGGAAGCCTTTAA
- a CDS encoding ABC1 kinase family protein, which produces MIFLICHFQKLRRAFRIWKTLLILFFFLWFDSRKWTYLKGYNDKRRERRQIIRAKWLTKELVYLGSAFIKLGQLLSARADVIPSAWVNELTSLQDRVPPFDFKKVEEILLFELGDSYKKIINIDSIPIGSASLAQVHKAKLINGENVIFKVQRPGIENFFRLDLDVMNQVAAVVEKNKSISQGKDWTGIAKECKRVLIRELDFKIEAQYAARFKQQFIEDSEILVPSVFWDLSSSKVLCLEYMPGIKINDIKTLKINGIDTSSIAKIGATSYLKQLVNYGFFHADPHPGNLAVSSSGSLIYYDFGMMGFVSERIRGRLNSMIKAAALRDVSGLVKELQIAGLLEADIEIGPVRRLIRVMLTEALTPPFNSKIIEKLSGDISELAYGKPFRIPIELIFVFRALSTFEGVGRYLDPEFNLIAIAKPFLLPLMTSKDSEQNDLLNELGRQVTEMGSKAVGLPKRLDENLERLEQGDLQLQVRMGESDRQLRRMINAQQTLGNSVLLGSLAISSALLASTNKPSLFFIPIILGFPIALSWIKLQFKMRSESRLDNFQGRKKL; this is translated from the coding sequence TTGATATTTTTAATTTGTCATTTCCAAAAGTTAAGAAGAGCCTTTAGAATTTGGAAAACATTATTAATTCTTTTTTTCTTTTTATGGTTTGATTCTAGAAAATGGACTTATTTGAAAGGTTACAACGATAAACGAAGAGAAAGACGACAGATTATTAGAGCTAAATGGCTCACAAAAGAATTAGTTTACTTAGGATCAGCTTTTATAAAATTAGGTCAACTTTTATCTGCCAGAGCTGATGTTATACCATCGGCATGGGTAAATGAGCTAACCTCTTTACAAGATAGAGTTCCACCTTTTGACTTTAAAAAAGTTGAAGAAATTTTATTATTTGAGCTTGGTGATTCATATAAAAAAATTATAAATATTGATTCAATTCCTATAGGTTCTGCCTCACTTGCTCAAGTTCATAAAGCTAAATTAATTAATGGTGAAAATGTAATTTTTAAAGTACAAAGGCCAGGAATAGAAAATTTTTTCAGACTTGATCTAGATGTTATGAATCAAGTAGCTGCAGTAGTTGAAAAAAATAAAAGTATTAGTCAGGGAAAAGACTGGACAGGTATTGCTAAAGAATGCAAGAGAGTATTAATTAGAGAATTAGATTTTAAAATTGAAGCTCAATATGCTGCACGATTTAAACAACAATTTATTGAAGACTCAGAAATATTAGTTCCAAGTGTGTTTTGGGATTTAAGTTCTAGTAAAGTTTTATGCCTTGAATATATGCCAGGTATTAAGATTAATGATATAAAAACTCTTAAGATTAACGGTATTGATACCTCATCAATAGCAAAGATTGGAGCAACGAGTTACTTGAAGCAATTAGTTAATTATGGCTTTTTTCATGCGGACCCACATCCCGGCAACTTAGCTGTTTCTAGTAGTGGTTCGCTTATTTACTATGACTTTGGAATGATGGGTTTTGTATCTGAGCGAATCAGAGGCAGACTTAATTCAATGATCAAAGCAGCGGCTCTTAGAGATGTTAGTGGACTAGTAAAAGAACTTCAAATTGCGGGATTGTTAGAGGCAGATATAGAAATAGGTCCAGTAAGAAGATTAATTAGAGTAATGTTAACCGAGGCTCTAACTCCTCCATTTAACTCAAAAATCATAGAAAAGCTATCGGGTGACATTTCAGAACTTGCTTATGGGAAACCCTTTAGAATACCAATCGAGTTGATTTTTGTTTTTAGAGCACTATCAACTTTTGAAGGAGTTGGAAGATATCTAGATCCTGAATTTAATTTAATAGCAATAGCAAAACCCTTCCTCCTCCCACTCATGACATCAAAAGATTCTGAACAAAATGACTTGCTAAACGAATTAGGCAGACAAGTTACTGAAATGGGAAGCAAAGCAGTTGGTTTACCAAAAAGGCTTGACGAAAATCTAGAGAGATTGGAACAAGGCGACTTGCAACTTCAAGTACGCATGGGTGAATCAGATAGACAATTAAGAAGAATGATTAATGCCCAACAAACATTAGGTAATTCTGTTCTACTGGGCTCACTTGCAATATCTTCAGCTTTATTAGCTTCAACTAATAAACCTTCTTTATTTTTTATACCAATAATTTTAGGATTCCCAATAGCTTTAAGTTGGATCAAATTACAATTTAAAATGAGAAGTGAAAGTCGTTTGGACAATTTCCAAGGGAGAAAAAAATTATAA
- a CDS encoding NAD(P)/FAD-dependent oxidoreductase yields METIETDVVIVGGGPAGCSCALYTSRADLKTVILDKNPDVGALAITHQIANYPGVSSEMSGEALLKLMRDQATQYGADYRRAQVFGIDSTGDWKTIYTPEGTFKAKALVVASGAMGRPASFKGEAEYLGRGVSYCATCDGAFYRDREVAVVGINKEAIEEANVLTKFASKVHWITSNDPKSDDHHAQELLLKPNVNHWSKTRLMQIEGNDSGVTGIKVKNRSIDNHQDIALEGVFVYMSGSKPITDFLGDQVAFKEDGGVLVDDFMSTTVEGVWAIGDIRNTPFKQAVVAASDGCIAAMAIDRYLNSRKSIRVDWVHA; encoded by the coding sequence TTGGAAACCATTGAAACTGATGTAGTAATAGTTGGTGGTGGGCCTGCTGGTTGCAGTTGTGCGCTTTACACCTCTCGAGCAGATTTAAAGACAGTAATTCTAGATAAGAATCCTGATGTAGGTGCTCTTGCAATAACTCATCAAATTGCTAATTACCCAGGCGTCTCTAGTGAAATGAGTGGAGAGGCTTTATTAAAACTGATGCGAGATCAAGCTACTCAATATGGGGCTGACTATCGAAGAGCGCAGGTCTTTGGTATTGATTCAACTGGTGACTGGAAAACTATTTATACACCTGAGGGAACCTTTAAAGCAAAAGCACTTGTAGTTGCAAGTGGTGCAATGGGAAGACCTGCATCGTTTAAAGGTGAGGCAGAATACCTCGGTCGAGGCGTTAGCTATTGCGCAACTTGTGATGGAGCTTTTTATAGAGATCGTGAAGTTGCGGTTGTTGGGATCAATAAAGAGGCAATCGAAGAAGCAAATGTTCTTACAAAATTTGCTTCCAAAGTTCATTGGATTACATCCAATGATCCCAAATCAGATGATCATCATGCACAAGAACTTTTATTAAAGCCAAATGTGAACCATTGGAGCAAAACTAGGTTGATGCAAATCGAAGGAAATGATTCTGGTGTCACAGGTATCAAAGTAAAGAATAGATCAATTGATAATCATCAAGATATTGCTCTTGAGGGGGTTTTTGTTTACATGAGTGGATCAAAGCCTATTACAGATTTTCTAGGAGATCAGGTCGCTTTTAAGGAGGATGGAGGTGTACTAGTTGATGACTTTATGTCCACAACAGTTGAAGGTGTTTGGGCTATTGGAGACATCAGAAATACACCTTTTAAACAAGCTGTTGTTGCCGCATCAGATGGATGTATAGCTGCTATGGCAATTGATAGATATTTAAATAGCAGGAAATCAATTCGTGTTGATTGGGTTCATGCTTAA
- a CDS encoding P-II family nitrogen regulator produces MKRLDLIFSERELDDVLSTLEKAEVPGYTVMKHATGRGPERVVTEDMEFTGFGSNAHVIIFCEQVTIDKIREDIKSVLSYYGGVAYVSEATPL; encoded by the coding sequence ATGAAAAGACTTGATTTGATTTTTAGTGAAAGAGAACTCGACGATGTTCTCTCAACTTTAGAAAAAGCAGAAGTACCAGGCTATACAGTTATGAAGCATGCAACTGGAAGAGGTCCCGAAAGAGTTGTTACTGAAGATATGGAATTTACTGGATTCGGGTCAAATGCTCATGTAATTATTTTTTGCGAGCAAGTTACAATAGATAAAATTAGAGAAGATATAAAATCCGTGTTGAGTTACTACGGAGGTGTGGCCTATGTTTCAGAAGCAACTCCACTTTAG